From the Anguilla anguilla isolate fAngAng1 chromosome 6, fAngAng1.pri, whole genome shotgun sequence genome, one window contains:
- the LOC118230809 gene encoding RAD51-associated protein 2-like encodes MPQTSVLTPASSQNNGAPLFEMKEKFDLVLEELSLFSSIGKEAERPGGPETPRAGGRPPEDETAERGIGRLTSPAAKAGGRTEVEQDVRGHIRAVGRQPETTSSNVGFDCEQEVPLGLSHSSAEGEDSMYSTVKQKERTVTEDGSKQWLPAFMVLPFLNEQNRARRLEPLKTCVRPIRVGLSKRERPKQLHPYFK; translated from the exons ATGCCACAGACCTCAGTCCTGACCCCAGCGAGCTCTCAAAACAACGGCGCCCCCCTTTTTGAGATGAAAGAGAAGTTCGATTTAGTGCTCGAAGAACTGAGCTTGTTTTCCAGCATCGGTAAAGAGGCCGAGCGGCCCGGGGGTCCTGAGACACCGCGTGCCGGGGGGCGGCCGCCGGAGGACGAGACCGCCGAGCGGGGCATCGGCCGCTTAACCAGCCCCGCAGCGAAAGCAGGTGGAAGGACAGAAGTGGAGCAGGACGTCCGCGGTCATATCAGAGCTGTCGGGCGGCAGCCGGAAACTACAAGCAGCAACGTGGGCTTTGACTGCGAGCAGGAAGTACCTCTGGGACTCAGCCACTCCAGTGCGGAGGGAGAAGATTCGATGTATTCCACTGTGAAGCAGAAAG AGCGTACTGTGACTGAAGACGGATCTAAACAATGGCTTCCTGCTTTCATGGTCCTTCCTTTCCTGAATGAACAGAATAGAG CAAGGAGGCTGGAACCTCTGAAGACTTGCGTTCGTCCAATAAGAGTTGGCCTCTCCAAGAGGGAAAGACCCAAACAGCTTCACCCCTACTTCAAGTGA
- the LOC118230212 gene encoding uncharacterized protein LOC118230212, with translation MDDTDNIENQALHLCEKDSAPPSPKRSKPNRETTNELFATEGGLENDGATQSCVLLTLQSDTPCGSYNSGRLSFSQSASQERETHVENALQESVTFSGLNSGCAETDCAAEEGPAQNRKQPSPGPGLFVTVGGRARLAPRAAHQKPESGNQEGLDETGLPYQCHHQSHFGGTLEAGYILQCMRDETPSANTFAMQRNSLEYIPGPYMPSYEAECGIISLETFAGMEENEVKNEDNKARSETDAEEDANICNTETRTLANVSFAADAVQYADDSSLNGITSDGNSENNDREGSADPEAGFPGGNPELAERERACFRAAAARTASACADHATGDGLVGSRVSQEPPDVTDVAAVIARTGAEQTEHGASGRRSPATAASPSDTAADEGTRCSDGRAPCAPRETDTGGCREGGAEAACETACEEWLGKDRVKIPEASIRLVPSSEVIPVINRIHKLDAPPSAEAMTRRTLPPLPSNHPVTPSSRKRTRATGLTRCEYVRKPKPDSLCAAPLTVSLSVSTRSKKSLCFPVATS, from the exons ATGGACGACACGGACAATATAGAAAATCAAGCTCTTCATCTCTGTGAGAAAGACTCTGCCCCGCCCTCACCAAAACGGTCGAAACCAAATAGGGAAACGACCAATGAACTTTTTGCAACTGAAGGAGGTTTAGAAAATGACGGAGCGACACAAAGTTGCGTTCTTTTGACCTTGCAAAGCGACACGCCGTGTGGCAGCTACAACAGTGGGCGCCTCTCATTTTCCCAGAGTGCCTCTCAGGAACGCGAGACACATGTTGAGAATGCACTCCAAGAAAGTGTCACTTTCTCTGGACTGAACTCGGGATGTGCGGAAACAGATTGCGCAGCTGAAGAGGGTCCAGCTCAGAATCGCAAACAGCCGAGTCCTGGTCCTGGGTTATTTGTAACGGTCGGAGGACGAGCCAGGCTTGCCCCTCGAGCTGCGCATCAGAAACCAGAGAGCGGTAACCAAGAAGGCCTGGATGAAACAGGCCTGCCGTACCAGTGTCACCATCAAAGCCATTTTGGGGGCACATTAGAAGCAGGGTATATTCTGCAATGCATGAGAGATGAGACCCCCTCGGCTAATACATTTGCAATGCAAAGGAATTCACTTGAGTACATCCCTGGGCCTTACATGCCTTCATACGAGGCCGAGTGTGGAATAATCTCCCTTGAGACATTTGCAGGAATGGAAGAAAATGAGGTAAAAAATGAGGACAACAAAGCCAGATCGGAGACCGACGCCGAAGAAGATGCAAATATCTGTAATACGGAAACGCGAACGCTGGCTAACGTGAGCTTCGCGGCCGACGCGGTCCAGTATGCGGACGACTCCTCATTGAACGGCATTACGTCAGACGGAAATTCGGAAAATAACGACCGCGAGGGCAGCGCGGATCCGGAGGCGGGTTTTCCCGGCGGGAATCCGGAGCTGGCGGAGCGGGAGCGCGCTTGTTTTCGCGCCGCTGCTGCTCGAACCGCATCTGCATGCGCGGACCACGCGACCGGTGACGGGCTCGTCGGGAGCCGCGTGTCTCAGGAGCCGCCGGACGTAACTGACGTGGCGGCTGTAATCGCAAGGACGGGAGCGGAGCAAACGGAACACGGCGCTTCGGGACGCCGCTCGCCCGCGACGGCGGCGAGTCCCTCGGACACCGCCGCGGACGAGGGAACGCGGTGTTCCGACGGCCGTGCGCCATGTGCGCCCCGCGAAACAGATACCGGAGGCTGCCGCGAGGGTGGCGCAGAAGCGGCGTGTGAAACGGCCTGTGAGGAATGGCTCGGGAAGGACCGCGTTAAAATTCCGGAGGCGTCCATCAGATTAGTGCCATCAAGTGAAGTAATCCCCGTTATCAACAGAATTCATAAATTGGATGCTCCGCCCTCAGCCGAGGCAA TGACGCGACGCACCTTGCCGCCGCTCCCGTCAAACCACCCGGTGACGCCGTCGTCCCGGAAACGGACGCGGGCTACGGGGCTGACGCGTTGCGAGTACGTCCGGAAACCCAAGCCCGATTCCCTGTGCGCTGCCCCTCTGACTGTTTCCCTGTCAGTTTCGACTCGTTCGAAAAAATCCCTCTGCTTCCCCGTGGCGACGAGCTAG